A segment of the Streptomyces sp. L2 genome:
GCCGAGCAGCGGCTCCCGCCAGGCCGCGTCCATGCCGGACAGCTCCAGTCCCCGGTGCGCCAGCGGCAGCAGGCGCCTGAGCACGAGTTCGGGCACCGGGACCTCACCCATCCCCGGCCAGTACAGCCGCGCCTCGATGCCGTGCCGGGCCGCCGTGTGCAGATTGTCCTCGGCCGCCGAGAACGACATCCGCGACCACACCGGCCGCTCCTCCTCCACCAGGGCGCGCGTCAGGCCGTAGTAGAACGCGCCGTTGGCGAGCGTGTCCGCGACCGTCGGGCCGGCCGGCAGCACCCGGTTCTCCACCCGGACGTGCGGCCGGTCGTGGTCGACCGCGTACACCGGCCGGTTCCAGCGGTAGATCGTGCCGTTGTGCAGGGTCAGCTCGGCCAGTTCGGGCACATCGCCCCGGTCCAGGGTCTCGGCGGGGTCCTGCTCGTCGCACAGCGGCAGCAGGGCCGGGAAGAAGCGCAGGTTCTCCTCGAACAGGTCGAAGACGCTGTTGATCCAGCGCTCACCGAACCACACCCGGGGCCGTACCCCCTGCACCTTGATCTCCTCCGGGCGGGTGTCCGTGGCCTGCTCGAACAGCGGGATACGCGTCTCGTGCCACAGCTCCTTGCCGAACAGGAACGGCGAGTTGGCCGACAGCCCGACCTGCACGCCCGCGATGGCCTGCGCCGCGTTCCAGTAGTCGGCGAACTCCTCCGGGGACACCTGGAGATGGAACTGCGTACTGGTGCACGCCGCCTCCGGGGTGATCGTGTCGGCGTAGGTCCGCAGCCGGTCCACGCCGTCCACCTCGATCCGCAGGTCCTCACCCCGGGCCGCGAAGATCTGGTCGTTGAGGAGCTGGTAGCGCGGGTTCTCCGACAGCGCTCCCTCCCCGACGTCCTCCTGCCGCAGGGTGGGCAGGATCCCGACCATGATCAGATGGGTGCCGACCGACCGGGCCCGCTGCTCCGCGTGGTTCAGGGCCGCCCGGATCTCCGACTCCCAGGCGTCGGGCCCGCCCGCCGTGAGCCGGCGCGGCGGCACGTTGATCTCCAGGTTGAACCGGCCCAGCTCCGTCGACCACGCCGGATCCGCGATCGCCTCCAGGACGTCGCTGTTGCGCATCGCCGGCTCGGCCGCGTCGTTGACCAGGTTCAGCTCGATCTCCAGGCCCACCTGCGGCCGTTCGGACTCGAACCGCGCGTCGCGCAGCATCTGCGCGAACGCCTCCAGGCACTCCTGCATCTTGATCCGGTACCGGCGGCGGTCCTCGCGGGTGAAGACGAGCGCCGGGACGTCACGTCCCATCGGCCCTCCCGGGTTGCCCTCCTCGGACACCTCTGCATTCCCCAGGTTCCCACTCCCGGCCCACCCGCACCACGCGTGGCCGATCAGACCCCGGCGCCCTCGTACGATCCCTACAGCGCACGGGCGACGAGCAGTGCCACGTCGTCGTGGTCGTCCGGGTGCCGCAGCCCGTACAGGAGCAGGTCGCAGGTCTCCTCCAGGGGACGGCCCGGCTCGTCCAGGAAGCCGAGCAGGGCGTTCAGCCGGTCGTCGATCGCGTGCTGCCGCGTCTCCACCAGACCGTCGGTGTAGAGGACCAGCACGTCACCGGGGCGCAGCTCGACCGTCGTCGTCTCGAACGGGACGCCACCGACGCCGAGCGGCGCCGCCGGTGGCAGGTCCAGCAGGACGGGGTTCTGCCCGGGCCGCGCGAGGGCGGGCGGCATGTGCCCCGCGTTGGCGACGGTGCAGCACCGCGTCGCCGGGTCGAACACCGCGTACAGGCAGGTGACGATGTAGTGCTCCAGATCGCAGGTGATCTTGTCCAGGTGCTGGAGCACCGCCCCGGGGTCGAGATCGAGGTCGGCGTAGGCGCAGGTGGCGGTCCGCAGCCGGCCCATGGTGGCGGCGGCGTCGATGCCGTTGCCCATGACGTCCCCCACCACCAGGGCCGTCTTGTCCCCCTCCAGCGGGATGACGTCGTACCAGTCGCCGCCGACCTCGCTGGTGGCCTGCGCCGGCTGGTAGCGGGAGGCCAGCTCCAGGCCCGTGTGGTGCGGCGAGTGGTCGGGGAGCAGACTGCGCTGCAGGGTGAGCGCGGTGTTGCGCACGCTCTGGAACCAGCGGGCGTTGTCGATGGCCACGGCGGCCCGGCTGGCCAGCTCACCGGCCAGTACGACGTCGTCCTCGTCGAACGGCACGGGGTTCTCGGTGCGCTTGAGATCGAGGGCACCGAGCACCTCGCCGTGCGCGATCAGCGGCACCGCGAGGTACGAGTGCACGCCCGCGCGGGCCAGCAGTTCGCCGCCCTTCTCGTCGCGGGCGATGCGCGGCAGGTCGGCGGCGCCCACGTGCGGCACGAGGACCGGCCGCCCGGTGTGCACGCACAGGGTGACCAGGCGGTCGCCGTCATAGGCGGCGAGATCGCCCGGCGGGTCCGCCGCCCGCAGCGCCACGGTCGGATGGGAGGCCTTCAGGGCCAGCGCGCGGAACAGCTCCGGACCGTTGTCGGGTCTGCGCATCCGCCGGCAGGCCAGGGCGGAGTCGAGCACGTCCACGGCGACCACGTCCGCGAGCACCGGAGTGGCGATCTCGGCGAGTTCGTGGGCCGTCCGCTCCACCTCCAGGGTGGTGCCGACCCGCGTGGAGGCGTCGGCGATCAGCGCCAGCCGGCGCCGCGCCCGGTCGGCCTCGCTGGCCGCCCGGTGCCGCTCGGTGACGTCGACGACCGACGCAGCCGCGCCCAGCACGCGTCCGCTGGGATCCTCCAGCCGGTAGAACGACAGCGACCAGGCGTGCTCGTGCTCGGGGTCCGAGGGCGGGCGGCCCACGTGGTACTGGTCGAGCAGCGGCGTGCCCGTGGTGAGCACCTGCCGCAGAGCGGACTCCACGGTGTCGACGTCGAAGAACGGCAGTGTCTCCCGCAGCGGGCGGCCGATGTGGTCCCCGGCCGGGATGCCG
Coding sequences within it:
- a CDS encoding glutamate-cysteine ligase family protein, with the translated sequence MGRDVPALVFTREDRRRYRIKMQECLEAFAQMLRDARFESERPQVGLEIELNLVNDAAEPAMRNSDVLEAIADPAWSTELGRFNLEINVPPRRLTAGGPDAWESEIRAALNHAEQRARSVGTHLIMVGILPTLRQEDVGEGALSENPRYQLLNDQIFAARGEDLRIEVDGVDRLRTYADTITPEAACTSTQFHLQVSPEEFADYWNAAQAIAGVQVGLSANSPFLFGKELWHETRIPLFEQATDTRPEEIKVQGVRPRVWFGERWINSVFDLFEENLRFFPALLPLCDEQDPAETLDRGDVPELAELTLHNGTIYRWNRPVYAVDHDRPHVRVENRVLPAGPTVADTLANGAFYYGLTRALVEEERPVWSRMSFSAAEDNLHTAARHGIEARLYWPGMGEVPVPELVLRRLLPLAHRGLELSGMDAAWREPLLGIIEQRCVVGRNGAVWQKEMFQHLDASNRAGRHESLRRMTQLYIDYMHLNAPVHTWPVELSP
- a CDS encoding SpoIIE family protein phosphatase, whose translation is MAVDSYRAGDDEHRAEQPRPTGLLDMLSVAAVAVDADGRIVFWTPQAEELFGYTSEEALGTPAGRLLTRPEHLQAAVGLFTEVLQTGRGWAGAFPVRHKDGTSRLTEFRTMRLLDDLGDTYALGIAADHTLLQRVETDLALCERLINQSPIGLALFDPELRYLLVNPALERIDGIPAGDHIGRPLRETLPFFDVDTVESALRQVLTTGTPLLDQYHVGRPPSDPEHEHAWSLSFYRLEDPSGRVLGAAASVVDVTERHRAASEADRARRRLALIADASTRVGTTLEVERTAHELAEIATPVLADVVAVDVLDSALACRRMRRPDNGPELFRALALKASHPTVALRAADPPGDLAAYDGDRLVTLCVHTGRPVLVPHVGAADLPRIARDEKGGELLARAGVHSYLAVPLIAHGEVLGALDLKRTENPVPFDEDDVVLAGELASRAAVAIDNARWFQSVRNTALTLQRSLLPDHSPHHTGLELASRYQPAQATSEVGGDWYDVIPLEGDKTALVVGDVMGNGIDAAATMGRLRTATCAYADLDLDPGAVLQHLDKITCDLEHYIVTCLYAVFDPATRCCTVANAGHMPPALARPGQNPVLLDLPPAAPLGVGGVPFETTTVELRPGDVLVLYTDGLVETRQHAIDDRLNALLGFLDEPGRPLEETCDLLLYGLRHPDDHDDVALLVARAL